A genomic stretch from Myxococcales bacterium includes:
- the trxA gene encoding thioredoxin has protein sequence MAGNNVIELTDENFDSEVTSSSIPVLVDFTATWCGPCKMLTPIVEKIANENVGKYKVAKLDIDDAPRITQRFGVRSVPTILVFKAGEKKGQHVGVTNKETLIKLLEA, from the coding sequence ATGGCCGGAAACAACGTCATCGAGCTCACCGACGAAAACTTCGACTCGGAGGTTACGAGCTCCTCGATCCCCGTGCTCGTCGACTTCACCGCGACCTGGTGCGGACCGTGCAAGATGCTGACGCCCATCGTCGAGAAGATCGCCAACGAGAACGTAGGCAAATACAAGGTCGCCAAGCTCGACATCGACGACGCGCCGCGCATCACGCAGCGCTTCGGCGTGCGCAGCGTGCCGACCATTCTGGTCTTCAAGGCCGGCGAGAAGAAGGGCCAGCACGTGGGGGTCACCAACAAGGAGACCCTCATCAAGCTCCTGGAGGCGTGA